From the Saccharomycodes ludwigii strain NBRC 1722 chromosome I, whole genome shotgun sequence genome, one window contains:
- the RRP12 gene encoding mRNA-binding protein RRP12 (similar to Saccharomyces cerevisiae YPL012W | RRP12 | Ribosomal RNA Processing), whose amino-acid sequence MDEDQAAHLLELEERLSKIRSQINSKLDNQRHIAIILSAVEENLVEQDASIDKNIVNYIISFLSVLDQSVDNETREIKDLTMATSSIYLLDLIFQYTPKSLLQNKFPELLTKIAPCITDPTSQAPLIRSAIGCLESLLIAQDSSSWINRDNLKITPIRGLNGVLELCLDPRPKIRKRSLDTLSKILLNPPPSPSREHIASQFVADYAIKVLVTSIENSNNPSDNTLFIHVLKMFQVICSTNQWPTSKLEKLCDLLLEIVKNANTSSSNSSENGTNFVINAVFQVFDSLFNNNTISDDKLVAIINAISSLKPSKNDPVLVKSWVSIVTKSMESLSRVNGVQLFKIELLNFFQLMSAYLDSNSQQVVNISGQSLITIINIIDQKVLIGEDDEDEIDSIIQQVAKFTTTWISSIKYSHALGTILQIITQLFHKFSLKSSPSLIPVLKTVGAWRSNEKEQIEYIGECERVIGAAIGAIGPEEVLKVLPLNVGPQAKPDDIGRAWLLPLIRDNTRYSKLSMFFDEFMPIIQFFDKKSNNLPKESVELKIFQTVVDQLWSTLPSFCWLPQDLLTAFTNEVASDLCSTLYSNVELRTVICHALKNLAISNQEDVPDLIYKDTFFPPEVLTSNLDYLRETKCTNLLSVLFNVFSQTALTKRGFILDTIEIFLKISKPEDLMSTFNNICTMLKDALDKETKSANNSESKVSVTLLDLIVAMPKYLPPQSYGALFNIFNTTVSFKDALIQKRSYKIISKLSELDSGLDAISQYMNEIETIMINQSENCINSARSSRLQALKTIIGLLPPDHLYFIVVCAPEVILSTRDVNERTRELAFGTLILMAKKMMTAKDGVIDLGRVASIDSEDKIPSSLAEFFKIISAGLISDSQHMVSATITSYACLVFEFKEQLDFDSLWNIYDTIELYLTSNSREIVKSAIGFIKVVVLSFPVESVRDKIPSLLPKLLRWSHEHTGHFKSKIKNIIERLVRRFGEDFMEGIFPEEDKKLFSNIKKQRNRNNKKKITEEEDNDAGTKNDQQKQNNMGTFNNSTRFMSAFDEVVYASDTEENADGVTEFDEEGNIKRKPGRQKNAQYIVENKENPLDLLDTSTLTHITSSRPKKFNEKSHSSRKRNDGYEYDVEGKIIINTDESNSKNKDTNDDDPLKEINSGINAYLEAVKNGPIRGQKNKLKFKKRSTDNDEFSDDEKMPASSRKPISFKNKIGKKKNFKSRRKL is encoded by the coding sequence ATGGATGAGGATCAAGCAGCTCATCTTCTAGAATTAGAAGAGAGATTAAGTAAAATTAGATCACAAATCAATTCAAAACTAGATAATCAAAGACACATTGCCATTATATTATCAGCAGTTGAGGAAAATCTAGTCGAACAAGATGCTTccattgataaaaatattgttaacTATATCATATCCTTCTTATCTGTCTTAGATCAGTCTGTAGACAACGAAACTCGTGAAATCAAGGACTTAACTATGGCCACCTCATCTATATATTTGCtagatttaatttttcaatacaCTCCTAAATCATTGTTACAGAATAAATTTCCTGAACTATTGACTAAGATTGCACCATGTATCACCGATCCAACTTCCCAAGCTCCACTTATCAGGTCAGCTATTGGCTGTTTGGAATCCCTATTGATTGCTCAAGACTCTTCAAGTTGGATAAATAgagataatttaaaaattaccCCAATCAGAGGTTTAAATGGTGTTTTAGAACTATGTTTAGATCCAAGACCTAAAATTAGAAAGAGATCCTTAGATACATTGagtaaaattttattaaatccaCCCCCTAGCCCAAGTAGAGAACATATTGCCAGCCAATTTGTTGCTGATTATGCCATCAAAGTTTTAGTTACTTCTATTGAAAATAGTAACAATCCTAGTGACAACACTTTATTCATtcatgttttaaaaatgtttcaaGTTATTTGTAGCACAAACCAATGGCCAACTAGTAAGCTAGAAAAATTATGCGACCTACTATTAGAGATTGTTAAAAATGCTAATACCAGCTCTAGCAATAGTAGTGAAAATGGCAcaaattttgttattaatgcGGTTTTTCAAGTTTTTGATTCCttattcaataataataccatcAGTGATGATAAATTGgttgctattattaatgcAATTAGTAGTTTGAAACCTTCCAAAAATGACCCGGTCTTAGTTAAAAGTTGGGTTTCTATTGTTACCAAGAGTATGGAATCTTTGTCTAGAGTCAATGGTGttcaattatttaaaatcgAATTGCTCaacttttttcaacttATGAGTGCTTATTTGGATAGTAATTCGCAACAAGTTGTTAACATTTCAGGCCAATCCTTAATTACTatcataaatataattgatcaaaaagttttaattggggaagatgatgaagatgaaattGATTCTATTATTCAACAAGTTGCAAAATTCACAACTACTTGGATATCATCGATTAAGTATTCCCATGCATTAGGAACCATTTTACAGATAATCACTCAGCTTTTCCATAAATTTTCATTGAAGTCTTCCCCATCTTTAATACCCGTTTTAAAAACTGTTGGTGCATGGAGATCCAATGAAAAAGAGCAGATTGAATACATTGGGGAATGCGAACGAGTTATTGGTGCTGCGATAGGCGCTATTGGTCCTGAAGAGGTCTTGAAAGTTTTGCCCTTAAATGTAGGACCACAAGCTAAGCCAGATGATATCGGGAGAGCTTGGTTACTTCCATTAATTCGTGATAATACCAGatattcaaaattatctatgttttttgatgaatttATGCCAATCatccaattttttgataaaaaatcaaataactTGCCTAAAGAATCGGTGGAgttgaaaatttttcaaactgTTGTTGATCAATTGTGGTCTACATTACCCTCATTTTGTTGGCTGCCTCAGGATCTATTAACGGCTTTCACCAATGAAGTTGCCAGCGACTTGTGTTCCACCTTATATTCGAATGTTGAGTTAAGAACTGTTATATGCCATGCTTTGAAAAATCTAGCCATTTCCAACCAAGAGGACGTCCCGGATTTAATTTACAAGGACACTTTTTTCCCACCAGAAGTACTAACCTCCAACTTGGATTACTTGCGTGAAACCAAGTGCACTAACTTGTTAAGTGTTTTATTCAATGTGTTTTCTCAAACTGCATTGACGAAAAGaggttttattttggataCCATTGAGATATTTTTGAAGATTTCCAAGCCAGAAGATTTAATGAGcacttttaataatatctgtACTATGCTAAAAGATGCCTTAGATAAAGAAACTAAGAGTGCCAATAACAGTGAAAGCAAAGTTAGTGTTACTTTATTAGATCTAATTGTGGCCATGCCAAAATACCTTCCTCCCCAGTCCTACGGTGcgttatttaatattttcaatacaACCGTTTCATTTAAGGATGCACtaattcaaaaaagaagctataaaattattagtaaATTGAGTGAACTGGATTCGGGTTTGGATGCCATTTCACAGTATATGAATGAGATTGAAACGATTATGATCAACCAATCCGAAAATTGTATTAACTCTGCAAGGAGTTCCAGGTTACAGGCATTAAAGACAATTATTGGTTTGTTACCACCGGACCActtgtattttattgttgtttgcGCTCCCGAGGTCATCTTATCGACTAGGGATGTTAATGAAAGGACTAGAGAGTTGGCTTTTGGCACCTTGATTTTGATGGCCAAGAAAATGATGACAGCTAAAGACGGAGTTATAGACCTAGGTAGGGTTGCATCTATTGATAGCGAAGATAAGATTCCAAGTAGTTTGGCcgaatttttcaaaataatttctGCTGGGTTAATCTCTGACTCTCAACATATGGTTAGTGCCACAATTACATCTTATGCGTGTTTggtttttgaatttaagGAACAATTGGATTTTGACTCCTTGTGGAATATATATGATACAATTGAATTATATTTAACTTCGAATTCAAGGGAAATTGTTAAAAGTGCTATAGgttttattaaagttgttgttttaagTTTCCCAGTCGAGTCAGTTAGAGATAAAATCCCATCTTTATTACCTAAATTATTAAGATGGAGTCATGAACACACGGGTcattttaaaagtaaaattaaGAATATCATTGAAAGATTAGTTAGAAGATTTGGAGAAGATTTCATGGAAGGTATATTTCCTGAAGAGGACAAGAAATTATTTAgtaacattaaaaaacaacgcaatagaaataacaaaaagaaaattacagaagaagaagacaATGATGCTGGCACTAAAAATgatcaacaaaaacaaaataacatGGGTACTTTTAATAACAGTACCAGATTTATGTCTGCTTTTGATGAAGTTGTTTATGCTTCGGATACTGAAGAAAATGCTGATGGTGTAACTGAATTCGATGAAGAGGGCAATATAAAGAGGAAGCCAGGTAGGCAGAAGAATGCTCAATATATTGTTGAAAACAAGGAAAATCCATTAGATTTATTGGACACCAGTACTTTGACTCATATAACCTCCTCAAGGCCTAAGAAATTTAACGA